CCCCAGATGTCGCAGGTTTATCGCGATATCGAGGGCTACAGCGACGTGGAGGTCAGAAAACTGAGGTGAGTCCAGGTGTGGCCCAGGTGGggccctgcccctctccagtgGGGCGATGGGACCCACGTGGGGTCGGGTTGAGGTGATTCCCTTCAAGCTTGGAGCGCCCAAGCCGCGCTGTGGGGTCCGTGGTGTGTTTCCATACTGGTCCCAGTTTGCTCCAGAACCTTCCTCCCCGCAGCAACGGCAGCATCGTGGTGGACTACGACGTCCTGCTGGTGGTCTCTGCCAGCGCCGTGGCCAACGAGACGGTGAAGAACATCTCCGAGAGCCTCGTCACCGCCGTCCAGAACTACACCGGCACCAACTGTGAGCGGCCCCGGGGGTCACCGAGCCCCTCTGGGGGTGTCCGGCCGCGGGGTcacccaccagcagctccttgtcccCTCCAGGTTCCTTGTGCTTCGTCACCAACTCCACCAAGGTCCAGAACGTCACCGTGCAGGAGGTGGAAGAAGGTGAGCGACGCCCACGGGGTGTTTTGGGTGTCCCAACACCCCAAGATTTTAACCCCCCGCGCGCTCCCCACCCGCAGATGTGTGCCACTCCCAGATCCAGGAGAATTTCAGGGATTTCTACGTGCCGTACCTGACGGCGGCGGGCGTGGTCTGCATCACGCGCTGCGACGCTCGCCACGCCGACCGCTGGCCCTGCGGCTACGGCAGCTGCTCCGTGGGCGAGCGAGGGCCGCGCTGCCAGTAAGGAGCCGCTCCCCAAAAATGGGTGGGCCCCCCCCCGGAGCCGCTCCCCAAAAATGGGTgggcccccccagcccccaaaTCCCGTGGTTGTGGTCGCCATGAGCCGCCCACCGTGGTGATCCCGTGGTGATGGCGCAGCTGTGGCCACCACACTGCTGTGACACCCATGAGCACGGTGACACATCAGTGTGACCACTATGGCCACCATGGCCATCATGACCACCATGACCACTATGGCCACCATGGCCATCATGACCACTATGGCCACCATGGCCATCATGACCACCATGACCACTAAGGCCACCATGGCCATCATGACCACTATGGCCACCATGACCACCATGACAATACCACAACTGTGGCCACCACACTGCTGTGACACCCATGAGCACGGTGACACGTCAGTGTGACCACTATGGCCACCATGGCCATCATGACCACTATGGCCACCATGGCCACCATGACCACCATGACCACCATGACAATACCACAACTGTGGCCGCCCCACTGCTGTGACACCCATGAGCATGGTGACCCATCAATGTGACCACCATGGCCACCATGGCCACCATGACCACTATGGCCACCATGGCCACCATGACAATCCCACAACTGTGATCACCCCACTGCTGTGACCTCTGTGACCATGGTGATCCCATCAACATAACCATTATGGCCACCATGGCCACCCTGGCCACCATGACCATCATGACCACCATATCTATCATGGCCACCATGGCCACCACGACCAACATGACCACCATGGCTCCCACAATGACCCTGAATACCCATGACCACCTTGGCCACCCTATCTATCATGACCACCATGACCACCATACCATGGCCACCACGGCCACCATACCTACCATGGCCACCATGATCACCATACCATGGCCACCATGGCCACCATGGCCACCACGGCCACCACTTGCCCTCCCACAGGTGCTCGGATGAAGCAGCCTTCTGGTACCGGGACCGGTTCTGCCGCTCCCGCGTCAGCAAGGTGGCCGTGACCGCCGGCGCTTCGGTGGCCGCCCTGGTGCTGGTCACCGCCGTCTTCAccacgctgctgctgctcaacCGCCGGCGGCAGAAGGAGCGGGACAGGTACCGGTGTCACCGTGGGGCGAGCCggggggggtccctgggggtcccGAGCCTCACGCCCGCCGCTCCCCCCGCGCAGGAACAGGATGAGGTCGCGCTCGGAGCTCTACGACAGCGACGACGGCGACTGGGACAGACCCCAGGGCTTTGCCATGCACAACCTGGCGGCCACCTGGGAGGGTAACGGGCACGGGGTGGGCacggggtggggaggggtctgaGTGGCACCCCGGGGGTCCACGGCACCTCTTCTTCCACCCCGCAGACATGGAGACGCCCGGCACGAGCTACATCAACCTGGAGAGGGTGGACACCTCGAGGACGGTGGGTGACCCGGGTGTCGTCCCCCCTTTTTGTCACCTAccccatcatcatcatcatcatcatcatcctctctccttcctccccagaTCCACTTCCGTAGACCGACCGCAGTTCCCTGAGCGGAGCCACCTGAGAGCCagtggggacaggacagggggacagggggacaggtggacacggggacaggggggtgACAAGGAGCAGGAAGCTCcaccctctccctccccacGCAGTGTTTGCACACAGAactatttataaataaatacatccTTGGTTTCGTTGCCACCCGTCCCcgttcctgtgctggggacaccgggTGGCCCCGTGACgagagctgctggaaatgcGAATCGAgggaaaacacatttgaaaCGAGGAGAGGAAATACTGGGGTGGAGTTAACGGTTAACCCAGAGATCAGAAACTGCCCTTGGGACACCCCGAGCGGTGACGTGTGTGGGAGAGcgtcccttgtccccagggtGCAGGGAAATGTCACCCCGGGGGTTCCAACACATCTTCCCACGGGGACAAAGGGCGCGGGGTggccccaggagcaggggaCAGCGAGGGTCCCGAGGCAGTGCCACCCTTGGGACAGCGAGGGGGTCTCTAGGGGTGCCACCCTTGGGACAGCGAGGGGGTCTCTAGGGGTGTCACCCTTGGGACATTGAGGGGGTCCCAAGGTGGTGCCACCCTTGGGACAGCAAGGGTGTCTCGAGGAGTGTCACCCTCGGGACAGCGAGGGTCCCGAGGCAGTGCCACCCTTGGGACAGTGACGGGGTCTCGAGGGGTGTCACCCTTGGGACAGCGAGGGGGTCCCAAGGTGGTGCCACCTCTggttggggacactgagggtcCCAAGGTGACATCACCCTTGGTTGTGGGGACCCTCGAGGGTCTCGAGGTGGTGCCACACATGGATGGGGGGACATTAAGGGGGTCCCGAGGTGGACAATGGACCACCACAACCATGTTCCCCTCCACCACTATGACCACCACTCTTACCGCTATGGCCACCATGACCCCATGACCACCGTGACCAGCATGACCCCAATGACCACTGTGACCACTGTGACCACCGTGGCCACCATGAGCCCAATGACCACTGTGACCACCGTAACCCCCATGACCCCCATGATCCCCCATGACCACCATGACCACTGTGGCCACCATGACCCTAATGACCCCATGACCACCACGACCCCCATGACCCCAATGACCACTTTGACCACTGTGACCCCCATGATCCCAATGACCACTGTGACCACCGTGGCCACCACGACCCTGCCCCCCTCTCCCCGCCGTGGCCCGGGCACGTCCCGTTCACCCGTTGGCACTTGGCCCTTGGCCAATTCCCGCCCCACCGAGctaaaatcaacattttttttgttttttgtcccACCCTtcctggcagcctgtgccaggaacggggACAAAGTCCCCAGTACCtgcaggtgtgcccaggtgtggcCCAAACACACCTGGCAGGTGTTGGAGCGCGCTGGGAGTGtcccctgctggagcagggggaggtCCCAGGTGGGTGTCACCCCAAAAAAGCTCCAGAAGGGTGGTGGGGGTTGTTTGCCCCCTCCCCAAGCCGTCACTGGGGCTgtcccagtacaaaccagtaagACCAGAGACTTTTGAGTGATTTCATTAAGAACAAGAGGGTCCAGCCCCCtttttggggtgggggtggggggatCCTCACCCTCGGAtttggggaggaagggaggaggggcGTGACCTTGGAGGTGGGGATGTGACCTTGGAGGTCAAAAAGTGCTCAAAAAGAGGTGAGGTCCCCACATCCCAAAAGTGGGGTCACGACCCGGAACTGGGGTCGCGACCTTGAAAGTGCTGAGAGGAGGATGaggggcacaggaggaggatgaaggtgGGGGCAGGGGGTCAAGGTGTCCCCCAGGAGAAGGTCCAGGatgtcctgcagtgctggggggacCTCGTTCCGTGGGGATGACGGTGACGATGGTGATGGTGACGATGGTGATGGTGACGATGGTGATCATGTTGATGGTGATGGTGAcagtgatggtgatgatgatgatggcaATCATAGTGGTGATAATAAAGTTGGTGATGATGAAGATTCTGTTGTTGATCAcattgatgatgatgatgatgatgatgatgatgatgtcaACATTGATGGTGATGATGTCAATGATGTCGATGAGtcgatgatgatgatggtgacaATAATGACgaggatgatgatgaagatTTTGATGTTGATTAtgttgatgatgatgatgatgttgaCATTGATGACGTCAATGATGTCGATGATGATGGCGACAAAAATGACAAGGATGATGATGAAGATTTTGATGCTGATCATGTTGATAATGATGATGACGTTGACATTGATTGTGATGACGTCAATGATGTTGATGATAATgacaatgatgatgatgataataatgaGGAAGATGATTTTGATGAGGGTCATGATGATGATGTTGATATTGATGGTGATGACGATGGCGATGACGTCAATGAcgttgatgatgatgatgttgaCGGTGACAGTAatgatgacgatgatgatgatgaattTTTAACGTTGACCATGCTGATGATGATGTTGACAATTACGGTGATCATGATGTTGACGCTGATGACATCATTGATGTTGACGATGATGACAATGACAATAATGATGACTATaatgatgaggatgatgagggtgatgatgatgatttcAATGTTGATCATGTTGATGATGATGTTGACAATTACGGTGATCATGATGTTGATGGTGATGACATCAATGAAGTtgatgatgacgatgatgacgatgatgatgataaCGATGATGACGATGATAAcaatgatgaagatgatgaagatgtCAATGTTGATCATGTTGATGATGATGTTGACATTGATGGTGATCATGATGTTGATGGCGATGACGTCAATGATGTTGATGAtcatgatggtgatgatgacGACaatgatgaggatgatgatgacgatgatgatgatgatgatgacgagGTCCTGGTGGCAGAAACCACCTCCCCAGCGCTCCCCACCCCGCCGTGTCTCAGAACTTCGTGATGAACTTCTGCGGCCGCGGGATTCGGATCTGTTGGGATGCGCCGGTGGAGATCCAGGGGGAAACGGGGTGTGAGGAACACTTGGGGGTGTCAGGGCCACCCGGGGTGCCCCCACTGACCCCGTCCCACCCCACAGAGGGCGGGGGGAACTCACCGGCACCGACGTGTCCACAGCCTCCAGGCTGACCGAATGGACATCCTCCAGCTGGGCGcctgtgggacagcagggctcGGTGGGCGTGCTtggggtgggcacagggggTCCCAACCACCCCTGTGGGGTCACCAGAGACCCCCACCCACCCCACGCGCTCCACACCCACCTTGGTTCCGGAAGGTGAAGTTTCCCTGGGGGCTCCACTCCTCGCTGCTGTTCTGGTACCACCCCTCCATCACCTTCTGCTCGGCTCTGGGGACGGGCAGGGGGATTGGGGGGTCACCATCAGCCAGTCCTGGACCCCCCCAACTCCTCCCCACCTCACAAAGAACCGAGATCCCCCCCACCCCAACCCTCAGCACCTCACTGAGGGTGAGGAAcaccctaaaaaccccaaaacccagcgGGGTCTCCCGCCCCAAACCCGTCCCCTCTCTCTCACATGTTCAGGGAGCCGGATCGCCGCGCTCggaagaggaagagggagaggacGGCGACCACGGTGACCAGCACGGCCACGGCCAGGCCCAGGCCCACGGCCACCTTGCTGACCCGCGAGGCGCAGCGGTCACCTTGGTACCAGTACAGATGGGTCTCGTCGCAGCTGGGGGAGGAAGCGGGGACAAAGGGGGTCAACCCAAAGCTGGGACCCCCCcccaggaaaaaaccccaaccccgTTTCTGCAGCCTCAAGCCCTGCTGGAAGCCAAACCCCGGAGATGGTCGTGGAGATCCATCAGGAGGTTTGGATCCGTGGTTTGGATCCAGTGGTGATTTTTGACCTCCTGTCCTGCAGACAAAACCTTGGAGGTGGGCCAGAGGGGCTGGATCCACGTGGGTCAAGaatctgctccagccctggtgATTCCTCACCCATTTCCAGAAATCAGTTGGGAATGACCATGAAGATCCATCCAAAGGCTGGACCCGTGTAAACCAAAAACCTCCTCCAACTCAAATGATTTTTGACCCAATTCCATGACCATGGAGATCCACCATGTGGACCCAGACCCTGCTCCAACTCTGGTGATTCCTGACCCATTTCCAGGCAGAAATCAGCTTGGAAAGGATTCTGAAGATCCGCCAGAAGGTTGGATCCACAGGGAGCAAGATCCTCCTCCAAATCCTATGATTTTTGGCCCATTTCCATCCCCATGGGGTTCCACCATGTGGACCCAGATCCTGCTCCCAGATTCTGGTGATTCCTGACCCATTTCCAGGCAGAAATCAGTTGGGAACGACCATGAAGATCCACCCAAAGGTTGGATCCATGTAAACCCAGATCCTGCTCCAACTCTGGTGATCCCTGACCCATTTCCAGGCAGAAATCAGTTGGGAATGACCATGAAGATCCACCCAAAGGTTGGATCCATGACAACCCAGATCCTGCTCCAACTCCAATTATTTTTGACCCAGTTCCATGAGCAAGGAAATCCACCACGTGGACCCAGACCCTACTCCAGCCCTGATGATTCCTGACCCATTTCCAGGCAGAAATCAGCTTGGGAACGACCGTGAAGATCCACCCAAAGGTTGGATCCATGCAAATTAAAAACCTCCTCCAACTCCAATGGTTTTTGACCCATTTCCATGACCACGGAGTTCCACCATGAGGACCCAGATCCTGCTCCAAATCCAATGATTTTTGACCGAATTCCCGGCAGAAATCAGCTCAGGAACGACCATGAAGATCCACCCAGAGGTTGGATCAGTTTGGACAAAGATCCTGCTCCAACTCCAATGATTTTTGACCCAATTCCATCCCCGTGGGGTTCCACCACGTGGACCCAGACCCTGCTCTGACCCTGGTGATCCCTGACCCATTTCCAGGCAGAAATCAGCTCGGGAACGACCGTGAAGATCCACCCAGAGGTTGGATCCATGTAAACCCAGATCCTGATCCAACTCCAATTACTTTCGACCCGTTTCCGTCCCCATGGGGTTCCACCATGTGGACCCAGATCCTGCTCCAATTCTGGTGATCCCTGACCCATTTCCAGGCAGAAATCAGCTTGGAAAGGATTCTGAAGATCCACCAGAAGGTTGGATCCACAGGGAGCAAGATCCTGCTCCAACTCCAATGATTTTTAACCCATTTCCATGACCATGGAGTTCCACCATGAGGACCCAGATCCTGCTCCAAATCCAATGATTTTTGACCCATTTCCCGGCAGAAATCAGCTTGGGAACGACCGTGTAGATCCACCCAAAGGTTGGATCAGTTTGGACCAAGATCCTGCTCCAACTCCAATGATTCCTGACCCAATTCCCGGCAGAAATCAGCTCGGGAACGACCATGAAGATCCAGCCAGAGGCTGGATCCACGTGGGACGGCGttgaggaggaggatggtggTTTTCCCGCAGCCCTTACAAGCACTGGGGGCCGCCGCGGGTGATGCGGCACGTGCCGCGGTGGCAGTCGATGGTGCTGGCGGTGCCGGGCGTGCAGTTGGACATGCAGGACAACCCGGAGCTCGTCAGGTTGGGGAAGAAGAACTCCTGGTAGCCGTTGGGCGCGTGGCTCTGGCAGTaggctggagaggggacagaggtcAATTGAGGGGTCTCTGGAGACCCCAGACCCACTGGGGTGGGTCCCCCTCCACCCACTCACCATCTTCGTCGAATTCCAGCGGCTTTTCGGTGACCACCACCTCGGAGGAGTTGAAGCACAGGTCGCCTGCGGGACAGGTGAAATTCGGGGTGTTGGGACAGCGCCACAGCCGCTCCCAGGGGGTGTTTGGGGCGGTGTGGGAGGGCAGGAAGGTGTCCCCCACCCCCGGCTGTCCCCAGGTACCATTGGTGCAGTTGAACTGCGTGGACGCCGCCTCGATCTTCTCCTGCACGTCGGCCGTGAtgttctgcagcttctcctggctcTGCGACGTCACCGCGAGGGACACGATGATGGTGTGATCCACCACCACGCTGCCGGGCCTGACCCAAAcgtccatttttttttgtttaaaaatttccttttctcgcggaaccaccccaaaatccccgacCCGCGGCGCTCACCTGAGGCGCTGCACCTCGATGCCCTTGTAGCCCTCGATGTTGGCGTAGACCACGTCCATCTGTGGGGGGAGATGTCCAGCTGGGATGGTTGTGCCCCTCCCCTGGACCCCCCTCATTTTGGGTGTgtccccccccacccccaaaaaaatccacccagCTGGACGCCGcgcaggaatttggggaattcGGGATTCCTCTGGCTGCTCCGCCAGGTAGATCCCGACCCCAGGTGTGCGTGTGGGAGGGGCCTGGCGTCCCTTTACCTGCTTGGTGAAGTCCCTGACGAACTCCTTGTAGCTGGGCGAGgagctgttctgcagctcctcGGTGAACTCGCGGTTGGTGACGCGCAGCTCCACCTGCACCGTGCCGTTGGTCTCTGCGGGTGACAAAATCCCGCCCCTGAACCAGGTGGAGCTTTCCAGGCAGGTGGGACCCGTGAATCCCGCCCCAAATCCCGTCAATTCGGGGTGAAGGAACCAGGAGGAACCTCCGGGAGGGACCAGCGGtggccccgaggctgccagcCAGGAATGGGGTCGTGTGgcatttcccaaaattcccacctGGTCCTCACAGGTGGATTCTGCACCTTGGTTTGGGGCTGGGTCATTCCcacatcccaaaatttccaggtGAGAATTTCAGGTGGATTCTGCACcttggtttggggttgggtcattcccacatcccaaaatttccaggtGAGAATCTCAGGTGGATCCTGCACCTTGGTTTGGAGCTGGGTCATTCCcacatcccaaaatttccaggtGGGAATCTCAGGTGGATTCTGCTGGTGGTTTGGAGCTGGGTCATTCCcacatcccaaaatttccaggtGGGAATCTCAGGTGGATTCTGCACCTTGGTTTGGGGCTGGgtcatccccaaatcccaaaatttccaggtGGGAATCTCAGGTGGATCCTGCTGGTGGTTGGGCTGGgtcatccccaaatcccaaaatttccaggtGGGAATCTCAGGTGGATTCTGCTGGTGGTTTGGGGCTGGGTcatccccacatcccaaaatttccaggtGGGAATCTCAGGTGGATCCTGCACCTTGATTTGGGACTGGGTcatccccacatcccaaaatttccaggtGGGAATCTCAGGTGGATCCTGCTGGTGGTTTGGGGCTGGGTcatccccacatcccaaaatttccaggtgggatctcagGTGGATTCTGCACCTTGGTTTGGGGTTGGTCATTCCcacatcccaaaatttccaggtGGAATCTCAGGTGGATTCTGCTGGTGGTTGAGCTGGGTcatccccacatcccaaaatttccaggtGGGAATCTCAGGTGGATTCTGCACTTAGGTGGGCGGGGCCTGATGGACCCACCCCCtcctcccaaattttggggtcctGAGAGACTCTGCCCCCCCCCACGGAGGAGGGTTTTGGGGTAGGGTCGCACAGCTGGTGGAGAATCCCTCCAGACCCTCCTCACCCCGTTGGATCTTATCCCAGAGTTgggcataaaaataaaaataataataaaaattaaaaataaaagtaaaaataataaaaataaaaataaaaaacgaaaacaaaaaaataaataaaaataaaaataaaaaaaatataaatataaatatataaatatataaatatataaatatataaatatataaatattattataaataaaaatatatcaattaatataaatatataaatacaaatgcaaaaacataaatataattatagagacatataaaaatataaaaatattaaaaaatataaatatatagataaaaacataaatataaatataaatataaatataaagataaagataaagataaataatataaaaaataaataaaaataaaaatatataaatataaaaataaataaaaataaaaatatataaatatataaatatatttttatataaatatatttttatataaatataaatatataaatatataaatatataaatatataaataaatatataaatatataaatgtaaatataaaaacaaatataaatataaatacgatataaatataaaaataaatataaagataAATATAAAGATAAATATAAAGATAAGTATAAAGATAAATATAAAGATAAATATAAAGATAAATATAAAGATAAATATAGATAGAAATATAGATAGAAATAtagatagaaataaaaatagaaataaaaatagaaataaaaatagaaataaaaatagaaatagaaataggaataaaaataaaaatagaaataaaaatagaaataaaaatagaaataaaaatagaaataaaaaataaaactgtgccTCCTACCGGCGTTGGTCTCGACGGTGTTGACGACGTCCTGGCACCGGTCCCCGGTGAAGCCGGGCAGGCACAGGCAGTGGTCGCCGGCCCAGGTGCCGCCGTTCTCGCAGGTGACTGGAAGGAAAAGGGGTGGACGAGGAACAGGAAGGGACACGGGGAAggggcagcggggggcggccAGTACCTGGAGGGGTGGTGGTCCGAGGGGTGGTGCTGGTGGTCCGAACGGGGGTGGTTCTGCGGGTGGTGGTCCGAGGTGGGTTGGTGGTGGTCTTaagggtggtggtggtggtccTAAGGGTGGTTGTGTTAGCCACAGGTGTAGTGGTGGTGGTCTTAATTGTGGTGGTGGTGGTCTTAAGGGTGGTTGTGTTGGCCACAGGCCTGGTGGTGGTCACAGGTCTGGTGGTGGTGGCCACAGGCgtggtggtggtgctggtggtcCTAAGGGTGGTGGTGTTGGCCACAGGAGTGGTGGTGGTGGTCACAGGGCCAGTGGTGGTCTTAAGGGTGGTTGTGTTGGCCACGGGAGTGGTGGTGGTCACGGGTCTGGTGGTGGTCACGGGTCTGGTGGTGTTGGTCACAGGAGTGGTGCTGGTGGCCAGAGGTGCGGTGGTGGTCCCAGAGGTGCTGGTGTTGGTCACAGGGGTTGTGGTGGTCACAGGAGTGATTGTGGTGGTCTCCGGTGTGGTGGTCCCAGGGGTTGCGATGGTGGTCACAGGCGAGGTGCTACTGGTCACAGGAGTGGTGCCGGCCACGGGTGTGGTGTTGGTGGtcacagggctggtggtggtCACAGGTGTAGTTGTATTGGTCACGGGGGTGGTGGTtgtgctcccagggatggtgCTGGTGGTAGTCCtaggggtggctgtgctggtcaCAGGGCTGGTGGTTGTGGCAGTTCCAGGTGTGGTTGTGCTGGTGTTGGTCACAGGAGTGATTGTGTTGGTCACAGGGCTTGTGGTGTTGGTCACAGGGCTTGTGGTGTTGGTTACAGGGATGGTGCTGGTAGTCCCagctgtggtggtggtggtcaCAGGGGTTGTGGTGTTGGTCACAGGGGTTGTGGTGTTGGTCACAGGGGTTGTGTTGGTCACAGgggtgctggtggtggtgcCGGGGGTTGTTCTGTTGGTCACAGGGGTGGTGCTGGTGGTCACAGGGGCTGTGGTGGTCACAGGAATGGTGCTGGTGGTCCCAGGGCTTGTGCTGCTCCCGAGGATGGTGGTGTTGGTGACAGGTGTGATTGTGGTCGTCTCAGGTGTGCTGGCCCCAGGAGTTGCGATGGTGGTCACAGGTGTTGTGCCGGCCACAGGTGTGCTGGTGTTGGTCCCAGGGATGGTGCTGGTGGTTGTCACAGGAATGGTGGTGGTGGCCACAGGGGTGGTGGTCCTAAGGGTGGTTGTGTTGGTCACAGGAATGGCGCTGGTGGTCCCAGGAGTGGTTGTGTTGGTCACAGGGGTGTTGGtcacagggctggtggtggtCACAGGTGTAGTTGTGTTGGTCAC
This sequence is a window from Oenanthe melanoleuca isolate GR-GAL-2019-014 chromosome 25, OMel1.0, whole genome shotgun sequence. Protein-coding genes within it:
- the LOC130262855 gene encoding mucin-3B-like, encoding MSTTPTPPTPPKTTPTPPPTPPTSSPTGATTATASTSPCFNGGTWQGGQCLCPHNFQGDRCQNAKDAVEVENANVSATVEMTTKIDANFSEELNDKSSEEYRNFTGEFRRMMSQVYRDIEGYSDVEVRKLSNGSIVVDYDVLLVVSASAVANETVKNISESLVTAVQNYTGTNCSLCFVTNSTKVQNVTVQEVEEDVCHSQIQENFRDFYVPYLTAAGVVCITRCDARHADRWPCGYGSCSVGERGPRCQCSDEAAFWYRDRFCRSRVSKVAVTAGASVAALVLVTAVFTTLLLLNRRRQKERDRNRMRSRSELYDSDDGDWDRPQGFAMHNLAATWEDMETPGTSYINLERVDTSRTIHFRRPTAVP